In the Callospermophilus lateralis isolate mCalLat2 chromosome 7, mCalLat2.hap1, whole genome shotgun sequence genome, attgttgaggaagtcagttagAGATTTGAGCCTACATTTTCATGTAGTAGGTGCAATTTCTCCGGTCTAATGcttagatccttgatccactttgaattaaaTTTTGAGCAGCATGGGAGATAGGAGTCTAATTTTAGTTCATTacacattgatttccaatttttccagcaccttttttttttttttgaaaagagtatcttttcttcaatgtatgtttatggtgcctttgtctccTATGAGATCACTGCATTCGTGTGGTTTTCTTCTCTTTATCTTCTATTCTGTGCCATTTGTCTTCAAGCctgtttggtgccaatatcatgctgttctgttactatagctctgtagtataagttAAGGTCTGGTATGGTGATGCCTCCTGTTTTacttttcttgctgaggattgctttgtctattctgggtctcttattattCCAAGTGGTTTCATAACTGCTTTTTCTCCTTCTATAAGAACAACATTAGAACCTTAATGGGAATTACACTGAATATGTGTGATGTTTTGGTCATATGACCATTTTGaccatgttaattctgcctatccaacaaCATGGGAGACAttgccatcttctaaggtctttttcaatTTATCTCTTTAGTGTGATGTAGATTTCATGGTGAAGGATATTCTCCTCTTTTGTTCAATTGattcacaaatattttattttttttgaggctattgtgactgaaatagttttcctaatttttctctTAGTTGATTCATTCCTGATGTATAAGAACACAATTAATTTGTGGGTGTTAATTTCATATTCTGCCACTGTGCAGGATATGTGTTCAATAAGTtgtctggtggaatttttggatcTTCTGATAATAGCAACATGTCATCTGTAAATGGTGAtagtttgtgtttttattttcctatttatatcccttaatatttcttttgtgtaactgctctggctagagttttcaggactatgttgaatagaagtggtgaaaaggGACATCACTCTCTTGTTTCCACCTTTAGAGggcatgcttttaatttttcatttaattgaTGTTGATCTTGGGTTTACCATGTAGCTTTTATAAAGTTCATGTATGTTCCTactgtccctagtttttctagtgttttgaataggaATGGATGCTGTAATtagtcaagtgtgtgtgtgtgtgtgtgtgtggtgttttttAATCTATTGATATAATCATGTGGTTCTTGTCTGTAAGTGAATTAACAtgctgaattatgtttattgatttctgtatgttgaaccaacctcgcatccctgggatgaaccccatatGAACCTGGTGCACTatgttttaatatgtttttgaagGTGATTTTCCAGTAATTTATAAATAACTTTTTCATGTATGTTTATTAGAAATATTAATCAGAATTTTTTCCTTGGTGTGTCTTTGTCTGCTTTTGCTATCAGGGTGATTCTAGATTTTTAGAGTGAGTTTAAAAAGGttacctccttttctattttatgggatGATTTGAGGAGGACTGGTGGTATTTATTTCTCAAGGTCTGGTAGACTCCACCAAGAATCGATGGATTCTGGTCCTGGTCTTTTATTCTTGGTAAGCTTTTGGTGGTGTATTGTATTAGTTTGCTTGAGTTTGATCTCTTTTAAATTTCTGTGTCTTCCTGATTCTATTTGGGTAGGTCatgtgtctctagaaatttgttgatgttgtcaagattttatgttttattagagtgtgaatttTCAAAAGAGGATCTGAGCATAATCTGTATTTTATAGTGTTCATTgtgatctttccattttcatcaCTGATACAAAACACCTAACAAAAATGAAAGCATATACTGTGGCATTTCTAAGCAGAGATAAAAATTGAGAAGGAGACCCTATCATCTCTCTACATGTTCCCCTGGAAGAAAATTGGAATGTGGAAACATCTATGTGTATTGcatgtagaaattttaaaatgagaagaaaataatGTCCAATATTACAGGTCTTAAgaatcaaatttttgccaaaggaaGCCAATCATACATGGGCATTTTTTACCTATACTAAGAAATCTTTAACATATTGCACATACTGTCCCACAACAagattagagacaaatgacaaaacaataatgaatgattttattgtGCCTTATATATATCAAACACATATTTAATTACTCACTCCAACAATACCAGACGGAAAGCACTAACCTGACCCACATTAACGGATGACATACACTGAGGCACAAATCATTAGGTATGATGACAGTATCCTCACAGTAAATTGTGGGATCTGAATTAAATGAAGGCCAAGTCTGAGGAGAAAAAAACACAACTAAACTCTTCACAATTCTACACTTGAATAAAGAAACATGGGAATGGGCATATTGATATTATTttcctggagatatatatatatatatataatttagttgtagatggacacaatacttttatttatttatttttgtttgggggCCATGACTGACCCCAATGGCTAGGCAATCActataccacagagctacaccccAGGCCAAGACTCCTATTTCTGCTTATCTTAACTTTACATCAACAGGTTGtggaatatattttttatataagcAGCAATATTTTAGATACTTCAGATCAAAGCCAAATACAATAGCATCTTCATTTTTAAGAAATCTGCAGGGAAGATAGAAAGTCTGACCACTAAATCACATAATTTATGCTGTTAAGGAAAACCTGAGGTTTACAGGCTCAATGACAAGAGTAAGATCTGAGCACTTCCATGAAATAAGTGGGAGTGTACAAAATCATTACTCAGAAGAATTACAAATGCTTGagacaaaatttatttttaatttatattttatttactttttcctgTTTTAGAGTTTGGGATAAAGCCAGGTCTCCATTCGTGGTAGGTCAGTGCTCTACTTTGGAACCACAAACCAGCCCTTAACTTGAAATTAAGGTGAAGAATAAGACCCTGTCCTCTTTACAAAGATATTTGTTGTTAATCATGATTCTAGACATTGTAAAGGTGGCAGATGGACTGGAAGCATGGCAATGAAAAGCTGTTGCTGTCAAATGCTCCTGTTTTTCTTCCCAGGATCCTGATGAAGATGGACCAACATTTCAGTTATGTTGTCATAAGAAATGCCTTCTATCCTCAGGCTGGCATTGGGATCTCAGCAAACACCTTTCTGCTTTGTCTCCACACTGCTGCTGTCTTTGTGGGCATCAAGCCCAGGCTCACTGACCTCCCCGTCACCCACCTGGCTCTAACACACATCCTCATGCTCCTCACCATGGGCCTTTTGGTATCTGCAGACATTTGGGAAACACAGGACTTTCCAGGTGACTTCAAATGCAAAGTGCTTGCCTTCCTAAACAGGGTCACGAGGGGACTCTCCATCTGCACCACCTGTGTCCTGAGTGTGCTTCAGGCCATCACCATCAGCCCCAGTGGCTCCTGGTTGGCCCACTTCAAACTGAAATCCACAAATCCCATTGTGGGGCTATTTGTCTTCTTATGGGTCCTCACCATGTCCCTCTCCAGCAACCTGCTCCTCTGCACTGTGGCGACTCCCAATAAGACCCAGCCTGGACTTCTGTTTCTCACTGAGCACTGTTCCTTTCTGCTCATGAGCTACGGGAGCAGGACTTTTTTTCTTGCTTTCATGGCATTCAGAGATCTCCTATTTCTGGGTCTTATGGTTCTTTCCAGTGCATACATGATACTTTTCTTGCATAGATATAAACAAAGATCCAAGTATCTCCATAGCCCTCATTTTTCTCCAAGAAgttccccagaacacagggccaCTAACACCATCCTGTTGCTCATCAGCTGCTTTGAGATCCTGTACTGTGTGGACTGCATCATCTCCCTCTTCACAGGTGCAGTGTGTACCAGTGACCCCATCCTGCTTGGTCTCCAAATGCTCTTAGCCAATGGTTATGGCACAATCAGTCCTTTGGTGCTGATCAGTGGTGACACTCAAataattaaaaaactaaaaactaaatggaGAAACAAAGGTCAGTTTCTGCCTAAACTAATCTAAAGCAAAgttgacacattccttaattttttttctctaattcataacatTTCTcctctgacaaaaaaaaaaaaaaaaaaaaaaaaaaaaccaacatcaAGATAGGATTAAAATAGTAtcttaaaacaaattaaatagtTATCAAGTactttatggatttttttttctgtataggcATCTGGGTTTTGTTCAatagttttattaattttcactatattttgtttcatttgatACTATAAATTATTAGTTGACATTGCATCTCAGACCTTAATACTGGGTCAGTTTTCTTTCTTCCAGCTTTACAGTTCTTAAAATTTCTTTCAATGAAATTCTATTAGAGGCACATTGatgtctttctctttttttttccaaaaatagatACATGCTTATATtcaagcaactcaggagactaaggcaaaaggattgcaagtttgagggcaccctgggaaatttagtgagactctggccctacataaaaaaaaatggcagaagATCAGTGGTGAACCACCTTGGAGTTTGTTTCCCTGTACCAAAACCATTacaacagtaacaacaacaaaacccaccaAATACCTTGTAATAGCATTTCACCAATAGAATGGCTTCATTTATAAAAGAGGGGGACAATAACTGTTGGTAATTATGTGAGAAAATTAGAACCCCCACAGAGTTTTGGTAAGAATATAAAATGATATAGAAGGCATAGAAAATAATTGGATGTTTGGTAAATATTTAAACATAGAATTATCCTATAATATACTAATTCCATTCCTAGTTATAGTGCCCCAAGAATTGAAAACAGATACTTAAACAATTTTTCATGAATGTTAATGACATCACTATTCACACAAGGACAGAGATGAAAGCTCAAATGTCCATCAAGggaagaatggataaacaaatgtgTATGTATTTGTATGTTTACCTTCCTGAGTAAGCACAGGTACATATAGATATATTCATGTAAGCAAATATACAACTATATATAGCATCTAGATGTATGTTTAAATATTACTCTGCCATAAAAATGAAGTATTGACACAGGCTGCAACATGAATGAACCTCAAAAATGATAAGTGAAGTAAATAAAATCAAACATGAAAATTCACATGTGCTTTAACTACATTCATATGATGTATCCAACAACTGGAAATCTTAGAATAAGAAAGGAGAAATGTGATTGCCAGGACCTTGGAGGGCATGCGAGTCAGTATCTGCTTATCAGATACTTGGTTTTCTTCCAGGCatggattaaatgtttgaaacaaGGTGAATGGGGGTAATTGTACCACAACATTGTAAATGTAACTACATCACACATTATATACTGGGCTCTCTTTGTGAGAACTCaacctcaataaaataaaaatgaaaaataatcctTAAAACACTAAAGTCTCTTCAACTATAGCTCAAGGTGACAGAAAAGAACCAATGAAATCAGACATGAATTTCTTAGCTCTGtatttgaatacatgaccagggtaatttcacatcatgtgcaaccacaagaatagaatcctcattagaataaattatactccaagcatgtataatttgccaaaatatattctactgtcatgtatatctaaaaagaacaataaaataaaaaagaaaggaactaTGGAGTTACAGACTCTCAGATGTACTTTGCATCACCAACCAAAACATGGATTGTAGCACTGAATTCAAGAAATTGAGAGCCTCAACTGTGTCGGGCACAATTACTGGTTCAGTATTTACTTTGTCCTCACCTTTCCAGGATTCTGAGTCCTGGTTGGAAGAATTCTGATCTTAAAGATGCATAAACAAAGCCTGAGAGAGAACTAATTCTTCCAAAAATCACCTTCCATGCAGTCTAAGTCTCTGATGATTGCATTATGTGAATTCCAGTTTACTAcataactgccacaaaaataaagtCAGTTGTTGGGAGCTGCCCTGAGCATGAGCTAAGACCCCCACTTATGGGTAATGGGGGTACTGGATGGGCATCGCATGCCACACACTGTGCAAAGCTGGGGGCCTTTACCTCCACTTGGCAAGGAAGTGCCTCAGGTCTGGGCTTCAGCTTTAACCAATGGGATGGGGCAACAACTCCTTTGAAACACTATCCTCTGtcttatttgggtggaatattctattACATGTCTTTTCTCTTACAAATAGAGGGTTTCCAGGTGCACCCTCTGTCTCTTGCCTTGTGACATGGAGGAGGACCCCTGAGGTCATAGATTTGACCCAAATCCCTGCTTTGTGAAAACAGTACATCTGTGTTTCTGTGGTCTTTTCATTGCCAGCCTAAGTCCCACAGATTGATCTCAATTCCATTGCCCGCAAGGCATGTGGGCAATAGGTAGCACATGGAACAGAGACCACTTGCCTCCTGGACTAAAGGTACCTAATGGGTGTGGCTTTCTCTCCAATACAAAAAGAGTACTTATATTTTCAGAGTATTATGGATTGGTTCTTGAAAGTACCAGGAGAGAGAAAAGTGAGTCAgatgttaaaaaataattaaatatgtgGAATTCTTTGTCTTCAGAGAGTCATCTATTTCAAGATTCTGAAGACAAaaattaggcaaaaaaaaaaaaaaaaatacaaagagtcCAGCTcattcagttttttgaaataattaGGGACACTTGCCTATGATTTTGTGAGGAGGAATCAGCTGATTTACATACTTGGGAGAGGCTCTGTAGGAGACTATTTGAAGGTTGCATTTCAGCCTATGATCGAGAACATATAGAAGTTGTGGACAGCAATAGAAATGTGTTTACATTTGGACCAAGATTTTGGCCAGAGGTCATCAGAAGACTTACACATTGGACttagagatgcattcattttttttttttttttttttttagccaagaAACGTTTATTAAGCATCTAATAGGAGCCAGACACTGAAGTAGGTACTGGTGGTAGAACACTGAAAGCAGACACAGCCCCTTGCCCTTGTAGCATTCACAGTCAAGAGTAAAGGACAAACATTAACATGCAATTGAGATTAAAGTAATAAAGgttgcaaaaaaatgaaatacaaggTACTAAGGGAGCTTGCAATAAAAAAGTAATCCAGTCTTATGGGTTAGAAAAGGTTTCCCTGTGGAAGAGCTGATCAAGTCCAGGTTTCAAGTGTAATTAGAGGTAGCAATGGAGGAGATGAGGGGAAGAGGGCCAAGCACAGggcttttctcttttaaaatgtctctttTCAAAGAAACCATTCTGATAAAAGCAGCAAGATGCAGTAGAAAGCCTAATGGACTAAAGAAAGCCACAGAGTCTACCACTGGGAGTAATTATCTATTCTCTATTTTAACccctcatttaaaaaattaattatttttttattat is a window encoding:
- the LOC143404098 gene encoding putative vomeronasal receptor-like protein 4; this translates as MDWKHGNEKLLLSNAPVFLPRILMKMDQHFSYVVIRNAFYPQAGIGISANTFLLCLHTAAVFVGIKPRLTDLPVTHLALTHILMLLTMGLLVSADIWETQDFPGDFKCKVLAFLNRVTRGLSICTTCVLSVLQAITISPSGSWLAHFKLKSTNPIVGLFVFLWVLTMSLSSNLLLCTVATPNKTQPGLLFLTEHCSFLLMSYGSRTFFLAFMAFRDLLFLGLMVLSSAYMILFLHRYKQRSKYLHSPHFSPRSSPEHRATNTILLLISCFEILYCVDCIISLFTGAVCTSDPILLGLQMLLANGYGTISPLVLISGDTQIIKKLKTKWRNKGQFLPKLI